The genomic interval CCGGGTGAGTGCCGATGGTCGCCCTTACGCCGTAGACCGAAAGCAGGTTGGCTGGCGTCATGATCTCCCGGGGGGTTCCGAGCGCGAACAGCCTGCCGCTCTCCATCATGGCCAGACGGTCGCAGTACCTCGCGGCCAAATTCAGGTCGTGGAGCACCGCTATGACCGAGAGGCCTTCGTCGTGCGCCAACGCCGCGGCCAACTCACATATCTCAACCTGGTAGCTGACATCGAGATGGGCGGTGGGCTCATCTAGGAGCAACACCTTGGGATCCTGCGCCAGCGCGCGGGCTATGAACACCCTCTGTCTCTCGCCGGAAGACAGCTCAGTAATGTATCTGTCAGCCAGATGCAAGACGCCTGTGCGATCCATGGCAGACCTCACCCGCGCCCAGTCTTCCGCTGTCTCAGAGGAGAATCGGCGGATGTACGGAGCTCTTCCCATCGCCACGATCTCCGCTACCGTAAAAGAAAAGACAACTGGGTTTGCCTGCGCCACCGCTGCGACCATCCGGGCGCAGTCTTTCGGGGTGAACTCGGCGATGTCGCGGCCGTCGTATTTGACCGTACCCTTGCACGGCCTCAGGACGCCCCCTATGACCCGAAGGAGGGTGGATTTGCCCGAACCGTTCGGGCCGATGACGCCGAAGAATATGCCCGGCTCGACCTCGAAGCTCACCCCATGCAGCACCGAAAGCCCGGGGTACTTGAAGTGGACGTCTCGAACCTCAACCCTCATCCCAGTCTCCCCCCCCGGTCATCAAAACACCCCGGACCGTTTTCGCTTGCGAAGCAGATAGAAGAAGAACGGCGCCCCCGCTATCGCTGTTATGATGCCCACGGGGATCTCCCGCGGCGCCATCGCAGTGCGGGCGAGAGTGTCCGCCGCAACCAAGAAAATGGCGCCCCCGACGGCGGAGACAGGTATCAGGAACCGATGGTCCGGACCTATCAGCATGCGGGTAACGTGGGGAACTATGAGGCCGACAAAACCGATGAGTCCCGACGACGCCACCGCCGCCGCAGTGATCAGAGACCCAAACACTATTGCGATCCGCTTGAACCTCTCCACATCCAGTCCCATGTACCGAGCTGGTTCCTCGCCTACAGCCACGAGGTTGAAGTCCCGCCCCATCGCCGACAGGACAGCGATCCCGGCTAACACATACGGGGCTGTCCCCAGCACGTGACTCCAGCCCTTCGCTGATAGGCTCCCCATCAGCCACATCACCACCTTCGGCAGATCCTCTCCTGCGACGACCATGAGGAAGGATACCGCAGCCCAGACGAAGGATCCGACCACCACCCCTGCCAAGAGAAAGGTGTCAGTTGGGAGTTTGCCGTCCACCGTTGCGAGGGCATAGACGAACATCACTGTGATCAGGGCCCCGGCGAAAGCGAACACCGGTATGGACGGGGCAGATCCTCCAGGAGACGCTACAGTCAATAGGATGCCAAGAGCCGCGCCGAGCGCGGACCCTGACGACACGCCGATGATGTAAGGGTCGGCGAGAGGGTTTCGGAAAAGGCCCTGAAAACAAG from Bacillota bacterium carries:
- a CDS encoding heme ABC transporter ATP-binding protein encodes the protein MRVEVRDVHFKYPGLSVLHGVSFEVEPGIFFGVIGPNGSGKSTLLRVIGGVLRPCKGTVKYDGRDIAEFTPKDCARMVAAVAQANPVVFSFTVAEIVAMGRAPYIRRFSSETAEDWARVRSAMDRTGVLHLADRYITELSSGERQRVFIARALAQDPKVLLLDEPTAHLDVSYQVEICELAAALAHDEGLSVIAVLHDLNLAARYCDRLAMMESGRLFALGTPREIMTPANLLSVYGVRATIGTHPESDRPAVFVLSGNSSSP
- a CDS encoding iron chelate uptake ABC transporter family permease subunit, whose translation is MSPKRKKGLWVVVLSAALVATVGVSAATGPAYINPGEALAIILSHIPLMGRLVGDGPWHDAAAEIIVMEVRLPRIALGLLVGAALSAAGACFQGLFRNPLADPYIIGVSSGSALGAALGILLTVASPGGSAPSIPVFAFAGALITVMFVYALATVDGKLPTDTFLLAGVVVGSFVWAAVSFLMVVAGEDLPKVVMWLMGSLSAKGWSHVLGTAPYVLAGIAVLSAMGRDFNLVAVGEEPARYMGLDVERFKRIAIVFGSLITAAAVASSGLIGFVGLIVPHVTRMLIGPDHRFLIPVSAVGGAIFLVAADTLARTAMAPREIPVGIITAIAGAPFFFYLLRKRKRSGVF